In a single window of the Cupriavidus basilensis genome:
- a CDS encoding phospholipase D family protein, with translation MAVQLAGPAPGGMAASRRRGAILAQRLGRVLICVCVLFAGGCASLPKEAPREQSAALADPETTALGRLVAQSAPDQALSGFHVIASGEEAYGTLISLADHATRTLDLQYFVIEADESSREILRHVRAAAERGVRVRVLVDDLHSDGKDRAFLRFAGHRNIEVRMFNPFPAGRFSKLTRMLSSATDVRRLNRRMHNKAFIADNALAMAGGRNIGNAYFLRAPDTNFVDLDVIAAGPAVRRLSAAFDQYWNNPLAVPVEVLATPAEAADAASASGAGAARPEQALVDTQTDSKRIDAVGMAPTGKIDARESFLGRQFTAGGKLALEWAPASVMVDAPSKAAPDQAPAAGETMSEELGHMLSGASQEVILISPYFIPGDRGVAWMAGLVKRGVKVRVLTNSLAATDAPIVHVGYRRYRPELLRAGVELHELKSRPGRPQRIIGDYTSSQASLHVKAAVADRTNLFVGSMNFDPRSASQNTETGLIIHSAKLAQQVAQLFAGAIDDNSYLLRLSDQGAVQWVDGKGDKAVVFDTEPDTSWQKRLWIDVLAPFTPEQLL, from the coding sequence ATGGCTGTGCAACTGGCGGGTCCGGCCCCGGGTGGCATGGCGGCTTCCCGCCGCCGCGGCGCCATACTGGCCCAGCGGCTTGGCCGCGTGTTGATTTGCGTGTGCGTCCTGTTTGCCGGGGGTTGCGCCAGCCTGCCCAAGGAAGCGCCGCGCGAGCAGAGCGCAGCGCTGGCGGATCCGGAGACCACCGCCCTCGGGCGGCTGGTTGCGCAGAGCGCGCCCGATCAGGCGCTGTCCGGCTTTCATGTGATCGCCTCTGGCGAAGAAGCCTACGGCACGCTGATTTCGCTGGCCGACCATGCCACGCGCACCCTGGATCTCCAGTATTTCGTCATCGAGGCCGACGAATCATCCCGCGAGATCCTGCGGCACGTGCGGGCGGCGGCCGAGCGAGGCGTGCGCGTGCGGGTGCTGGTGGACGACCTGCATAGCGACGGCAAGGATCGCGCCTTCCTGCGCTTCGCGGGCCATCGCAATATCGAAGTACGCATGTTCAACCCGTTTCCTGCGGGGCGATTCTCCAAGCTGACGCGCATGCTCTCGTCCGCCACCGATGTCCGCCGGCTCAACCGCCGCATGCACAACAAGGCCTTTATCGCCGACAACGCGCTGGCCATGGCAGGGGGCCGCAATATCGGCAACGCCTATTTCCTGCGCGCTCCCGACACCAATTTCGTCGACCTTGACGTGATCGCTGCCGGCCCCGCGGTACGGCGGCTGTCCGCCGCATTCGACCAATACTGGAACAACCCGCTGGCCGTGCCAGTGGAAGTGCTGGCAACCCCGGCGGAGGCTGCGGATGCGGCCTCCGCCTCCGGCGCTGGCGCGGCGCGGCCCGAGCAGGCGCTCGTCGACACGCAGACGGATAGCAAGCGCATCGACGCTGTAGGCATGGCACCTACCGGCAAGATCGATGCACGGGAGAGCTTCCTGGGCCGCCAGTTCACCGCCGGCGGCAAGCTGGCTCTCGAATGGGCTCCGGCTAGCGTGATGGTCGACGCGCCAAGCAAAGCCGCGCCGGACCAGGCGCCGGCTGCCGGCGAGACCATGAGCGAGGAACTGGGGCACATGCTGAGCGGGGCGAGCCAGGAGGTCATCCTGATCTCACCCTATTTCATTCCGGGCGACCGCGGCGTCGCGTGGATGGCGGGTCTGGTCAAGCGGGGCGTCAAGGTGCGGGTCTTGACCAACTCACTGGCTGCCACCGATGCGCCCATCGTCCATGTGGGCTACCGGCGCTATCGGCCCGAGCTGCTGCGCGCGGGGGTGGAACTGCATGAGCTCAAGTCGCGCCCCGGCCGGCCCCAGCGGATCATCGGGGATTACACCTCTTCGCAGGCTAGCCTGCATGTGAAGGCAGCGGTCGCCGACCGGACCAACCTGTTCGTGGGATCGATGAACTTCGATCCGCGCTCGGCCAGCCAGAACACGGAGACGGGTCTGATCATCCATAGCGCCAAGCTCGCGCAGCAAGTCGCGCAGTTGTTCGCCGGGGCGATCGACGACAACAGCTACCTGCTGCGCTTGTCCGATCAGGGCGCGGTGCAGTGGGTGGATGGCAAAGGGGATAAAGCGGTGGTGTTCGATACCGAGCCGGATACAAGCTGGCAGAAGCGCTTGTGGATCGACGTACTCGCGCCGTTCACACCCGAGCAGTTGTTGTGA
- the eda gene encoding bifunctional 4-hydroxy-2-oxoglutarate aldolase/2-dehydro-3-deoxy-phosphogluconate aldolase has protein sequence MQTQSPSLIERLVNVPVIPVLEFSSVDEALHVSEALIGGGLPVLEITLRTAVALDAIKAVAAAFPQACVGAGTVLTAADLKAVSEAGAQFAVSPGLTPALAVAAQGAGVALLPGVATASEAMAAMEAGFKFLKFFPAEASGGVPMLKSLYGPFAQLRFCPTGGIDLARAPTYLALPNVVCVGGSWVVPKDAVAKGDWARVRTLAQEAAALRKPA, from the coding sequence ATGCAAACCCAATCTCCCTCGCTGATCGAACGCCTCGTTAATGTGCCGGTGATCCCGGTGCTCGAGTTCTCCTCCGTGGACGAAGCCCTGCATGTGTCCGAAGCCTTGATCGGCGGCGGTCTGCCGGTGCTGGAGATCACGCTGCGCACGGCGGTGGCGCTGGACGCCATCAAGGCGGTGGCGGCAGCTTTCCCGCAAGCCTGCGTAGGCGCGGGCACGGTGTTGACGGCGGCCGACCTGAAGGCCGTGAGCGAGGCCGGCGCGCAGTTCGCGGTTTCACCCGGGCTCACGCCGGCGCTGGCCGTGGCCGCGCAGGGTGCGGGCGTGGCGCTGTTGCCTGGCGTAGCCACCGCCAGCGAGGCGATGGCCGCAATGGAAGCCGGTTTCAAGTTCCTGAAGTTCTTTCCGGCGGAAGCGTCGGGCGGCGTGCCGATGCTCAAGTCGCTTTACGGGCCGTTCGCGCAACTGCGCTTCTGCCCGACGGGCGGCATTGACCTTGCCCGCGCGCCAACCTATCTCGCGCTGCCCAATGTGGTCTGCGTTGGCGGATCCTGGGTGGTGCCCAAGGATGCGGTGGCCAAGGGCGACTGGGCACGGGTGCGCACACTGGCGCAGGAGGCTGCTGCGCTGCGCAAGCCCGCCTGA
- a CDS encoding sugar kinase, with translation MSIDILAFGEALVEFNQQPDDPARYLQGFGGDTSNFCIAAARQGARAGYISAVGEDTFGERLLALWTQERVDTRHVRIDAGAPTGVYFVTHDAHGHRFDYLRSSSAASHYSHENLPHHAIAEARYLHVSGISLAISTSACDAGLAAMEHARKAGCQVTLDTNLRLRLWTLARARGIMREAFALTDVCLPSWDDITVLTGLDDRDAIVDYLLGCGIGLVALKLGEEGAYVATPEARTLVPPYAVRPVDATGAGDCFGGAFVARLAAGDDPFDAARYANVAAALSTTGYGAVAPIPSTETVLARMAQSVSVIA, from the coding sequence ATGAGCATCGACATTCTCGCCTTCGGCGAAGCGCTGGTTGAGTTCAACCAGCAGCCCGACGATCCCGCCCGCTACCTGCAGGGCTTTGGCGGCGACACTTCCAATTTCTGCATCGCCGCGGCGCGCCAGGGCGCCCGCGCCGGCTATATCAGCGCGGTGGGCGAAGACACCTTCGGCGAGCGGCTGCTGGCGCTGTGGACGCAGGAGCGGGTGGATACCCGCCACGTGCGCATCGACGCGGGCGCGCCTACCGGCGTGTACTTCGTCACCCACGACGCGCACGGCCACCGTTTCGACTACCTGCGCAGCAGCTCGGCGGCCAGCCACTACAGCCACGAGAACCTGCCGCATCACGCCATTGCCGAAGCGCGCTACCTGCATGTGTCAGGCATCAGCCTGGCCATCAGCACCAGTGCCTGCGATGCCGGACTGGCAGCAATGGAGCATGCGCGCAAGGCTGGTTGCCAGGTCACGCTCGATACCAACCTGCGCCTGAGGCTGTGGACCCTGGCGCGCGCGCGCGGCATCATGCGCGAGGCCTTCGCGCTGACCGATGTGTGCCTGCCGAGCTGGGACGACATCACCGTGCTGACTGGCCTCGATGACCGCGACGCCATCGTCGACTATCTGCTGGGCTGCGGCATCGGGCTGGTCGCGCTGAAGCTGGGCGAGGAGGGCGCGTACGTGGCCACGCCCGAGGCGCGCACGCTGGTGCCGCCGTATGCGGTGCGCCCGGTGGACGCTACCGGTGCCGGCGATTGCTTCGGCGGCGCCTTTGTCGCGCGCCTTGCCGCCGGCGACGATCCGTTCGACGCCGCGCGCTACGCCAATGTGGCGGCCGCGCTGTCCACCACGGGCTATGGCGCCGTGGCGCCTATCCCATCCACCGAAACCGTGCTGGCGCGAATGGCGCAGTCTGTTTCCGTGATCGCCTGA
- a CDS encoding amino acid deaminase — protein sequence MREIKYQAGTIDPLNKALGKLDAPLAPDAAGQVGWHLLAEDLSLPAAVLYEERLAHNLEWMRRFMGEYGVQLAPHGKTTMAPKLFARQLAAGAWGITLATAHQTAAAYAHGVRRVLMANQLVGRRNMEIVADLLRDPDFEFFTLVDSAALVDQLGKYFSARGQTLQVLLELGVPGGRTGVRGAQQQEAVLAALARWPGVLSLAGVEIYEGVLQEEADIRDFLRRTVAVTRELFAAGRFGRSPVVMSGAGSAWYDVVAEEFARTDIGAPIDIVLRPGCYLTHDVGVYRAAQKRILASNPVAQKMREGLLPALQLWAYVQSIPEPERAIIGMGKRDAAFDAGMPIPAQVYRPGASAPVAVPAHWEVTGMMDQHAYLAIRPGDDVQVGDMVAFDISHPCLTFDKWRHIPVLDGDLRVIDLVQTFF from the coding sequence ATGCGTGAAATAAAGTACCAAGCCGGCACGATTGATCCGCTCAACAAGGCGCTGGGCAAGCTCGACGCCCCGCTGGCGCCCGATGCGGCCGGCCAGGTGGGCTGGCATTTGCTGGCGGAAGACCTTAGCCTGCCAGCCGCTGTGCTGTATGAAGAACGGCTGGCGCATAACCTGGAATGGATGCGCCGCTTCATGGGCGAGTATGGTGTGCAGTTGGCGCCGCATGGCAAGACCACCATGGCGCCCAAGCTGTTCGCGCGCCAGCTGGCCGCCGGCGCCTGGGGCATCACGCTGGCCACCGCGCACCAGACTGCCGCCGCGTACGCGCACGGCGTGCGGCGCGTCTTGATGGCTAACCAGCTGGTGGGCCGGCGCAATATGGAAATCGTGGCCGACCTGCTGCGCGATCCGGATTTCGAGTTCTTTACGCTGGTGGATTCGGCGGCGCTGGTGGACCAGCTGGGCAAGTACTTCAGCGCACGCGGCCAGACGCTGCAGGTACTGCTGGAACTGGGCGTGCCAGGCGGGCGCACCGGTGTGCGCGGTGCGCAGCAGCAAGAAGCGGTGCTGGCGGCGCTGGCGCGCTGGCCCGGCGTGCTGTCGCTGGCCGGCGTGGAAATCTACGAGGGCGTGCTCCAGGAAGAGGCCGATATCCGCGACTTCCTGCGGCGCACCGTGGCGGTGACGCGCGAGCTGTTCGCGGCCGGCCGCTTCGGCCGCAGCCCGGTGGTGATGTCCGGTGCGGGCTCGGCCTGGTACGACGTGGTGGCGGAGGAGTTCGCCCGCACCGACATCGGTGCGCCGATCGATATCGTGCTGCGCCCGGGCTGCTACCTCACGCACGACGTGGGCGTCTACCGCGCCGCGCAAAAACGGATTCTGGCCAGCAACCCGGTCGCGCAGAAGATGCGCGAGGGCCTGTTGCCGGCCTTGCAGTTGTGGGCCTATGTGCAGTCGATTCCCGAGCCGGAGCGCGCCATCATCGGCATGGGCAAGCGCGACGCCGCCTTCGATGCGGGCATGCCGATCCCGGCGCAGGTCTACCGGCCCGGCGCGAGCGCGCCGGTGGCGGTGCCCGCGCATTGGGAGGTGACGGGCATGATGGACCAGCACGCTTACCTGGCGATCCGCCCGGGCGACGATGTCCAGGTCGGGGACATGGTGGCCTTTGATATTTCCCACCCCTGCCTCACCTTCGACAAGTGGCGCCACATTCCGGTGCTCGACGGCGACCTGCGCGTGATCGACCTTGTGCAGACCTTCTTCTGA
- a CDS encoding MurR/RpiR family transcriptional regulator, whose product MSAPFDILTRIAERGPTLRLAEQKVAQVILQDLAGAAATSINELARQAGVSEASVTRFAKAIGCRDVRDLKLRLAQATAVGQRFLQAEVARAAEPSPATLADSIHADILDSLEVNRKLIDPDHMERAARLLLEARMVYAFGMGGGSSFMADEARYRLARLGRPVASYQDALLQKMVAATLHKDDVVLAFSATGNVPEMLASCDIAREYGAKLVAVTALGSPLAARADVLLPVRTLETDFIFKPSASRYAMLLVMDVLATQLALLQQDQSQDNLRRLKYVLDAHRGTGATDSRQPLGD is encoded by the coding sequence ATGTCCGCGCCCTTCGACATCCTGACCCGCATCGCCGAGCGTGGCCCCACGCTGCGCCTGGCCGAGCAGAAGGTCGCCCAGGTGATCCTGCAGGACCTGGCGGGCGCCGCCGCCACCAGCATCAACGAGCTGGCGCGGCAAGCCGGCGTGAGCGAAGCCAGCGTGACCCGTTTTGCCAAGGCCATCGGTTGCCGCGACGTGCGCGACCTCAAGCTGCGACTGGCGCAAGCCACGGCCGTGGGCCAGCGCTTCCTGCAGGCGGAAGTCGCCCGCGCGGCGGAGCCGTCCCCCGCTACGCTGGCCGACAGCATTCATGCGGATATCCTGGACTCTCTTGAGGTCAATCGCAAGCTGATCGATCCCGACCATATGGAGCGTGCGGCGCGCCTGTTGCTGGAGGCGCGCATGGTCTACGCTTTTGGCATGGGTGGCGGCTCGTCCTTCATGGCCGACGAAGCGCGTTACCGGCTGGCCCGCCTGGGCCGTCCCGTGGCCAGCTACCAGGACGCGCTGCTGCAGAAGATGGTGGCAGCCACCTTGCACAAGGACGATGTCGTGCTTGCGTTCTCCGCCACGGGCAACGTGCCCGAGATGCTGGCCAGTTGCGATATCGCCCGCGAATACGGCGCGAAACTGGTGGCCGTGACTGCGCTGGGCTCGCCGCTGGCGGCGCGCGCGGACGTGCTGCTGCCGGTGCGCACGCTGGAAACGGATTTCATTTTCAAGCCCTCGGCCTCGCGCTACGCGATGCTGCTGGTCATGGACGTGCTGGCCACCCAGCTCGCCCTGCTGCAGCAAGACCAGAGCCAGGACAACCTGCGCCGGCTCAAGTACGTGCTCGACGCGCACCGCGGCACTGGCGCCACCGATAGCCGCCAGCCGCTCGGAGACTGA
- a CDS encoding N-acyl-D-amino-acid deacylase family protein, whose translation MPELFDTLIRGVTLLDGSGAEARAADVALRAGRIARIAMLEDGADAIDPASAAHVVQGAGLVLAPGFIDVHTHDDTNVVRQPEMTPKLSQGVTTVIVGNCGISAAPVTLRGEPPDPMNLLGTADAFCYPDFAAYAAAVQAARPAVNVAALVGHTALRSNHMDRLDRTATAAEIAAMRAQLQEALDHGAIGLSTGLAYANAFAATTDEVLALAEPLAHAGALYATHLRSEFADILEAMDEAFRIGRHARVPVVISHMKCAGLDNWGRSGEVLDALERAQRWQPVGCDCYPYTASSSTLDLKQVTSDFDIMVTWSEPHPEMGGRLLADIAAEWELGLEDAARRLQPAGAVYHCMEDADVDRILSHPATVVGSDGLPNDPLPHPRLWGAFARVLGHYARDRELFPLAVAVNKMTGLSAERFGLAGRGLVREGYWADLVLFDAATIRDAASFTDPMQPAEGIACVWVNGELSWQQRKPTGARAGRFLARAKPAGASAAPAQ comes from the coding sequence ATGCCTGAATTGTTCGATACCCTCATCCGCGGCGTCACCCTGCTCGACGGCTCCGGCGCCGAGGCGCGCGCAGCCGACGTGGCGCTGCGCGCCGGGCGCATCGCGCGCATCGCCATGCTGGAGGATGGCGCCGATGCCATCGACCCCGCCAGCGCCGCACATGTGGTGCAAGGCGCGGGCCTGGTGCTGGCGCCGGGCTTTATCGACGTGCACACGCACGACGACACCAACGTGGTTCGCCAGCCCGAGATGACCCCCAAGCTATCGCAAGGCGTCACCACGGTGATCGTCGGCAACTGCGGCATCAGCGCGGCGCCGGTCACACTGCGCGGCGAGCCGCCCGACCCGATGAATCTGCTGGGCACCGCCGACGCCTTTTGCTACCCGGACTTCGCCGCCTATGCCGCGGCCGTGCAGGCAGCGCGGCCCGCCGTGAACGTGGCCGCGCTGGTCGGCCATACGGCGCTGCGCAGCAACCACATGGACCGGCTGGACCGCACCGCCACCGCGGCCGAGATCGCGGCGATGCGCGCCCAGCTGCAAGAAGCGCTCGACCATGGCGCCATTGGCCTGTCCACCGGCCTGGCATACGCCAACGCCTTTGCCGCCACCACGGACGAAGTGCTGGCGCTGGCCGAGCCGCTGGCGCACGCGGGCGCGCTCTATGCCACCCACCTGCGCAGCGAGTTCGCCGACATCCTTGAGGCGATGGATGAAGCCTTCCGCATCGGGCGCCATGCGCGCGTGCCGGTGGTGATCTCGCATATGAAGTGTGCTGGCCTGGACAACTGGGGACGCAGCGGGGAAGTGCTGGATGCGCTGGAGCGCGCGCAACGCTGGCAGCCGGTGGGCTGCGATTGCTATCCCTACACCGCCAGCTCCTCTACGCTCGACCTGAAGCAGGTCACCAGCGATTTCGACATCATGGTGACCTGGTCCGAGCCGCACCCCGAGATGGGCGGGCGCCTGCTGGCCGATATCGCGGCCGAGTGGGAACTAGGGCTCGAAGACGCCGCGCGCCGCCTGCAACCCGCCGGTGCGGTCTATCACTGCATGGAAGACGCGGACGTGGACCGCATCCTGAGCCATCCCGCCACGGTGGTGGGATCCGATGGCCTGCCCAACGATCCGCTGCCGCACCCGCGCCTGTGGGGCGCCTTTGCGCGCGTGCTGGGCCACTACGCCCGTGACCGCGAACTGTTCCCGCTGGCGGTCGCGGTCAACAAGATGACGGGCCTGTCGGCCGAGCGTTTCGGCCTGGCCGGGCGCGGCCTGGTGCGCGAAGGCTACTGGGCCGACCTGGTCCTGTTCGACGCCGCCACCATCCGCGACGCGGCCAGCTTCACCGATCCCATGCAGCCCGCCGAGGGCATCGCTTGCGTGTGGGTCAACGGCGAGCTGTCGTGGCAGCAGCGCAAGCCCACCGGCGCACGGGCCGGCCGCTTCCTCGCGCGCGCAAAGCCTGCCGGGGCCAGCGCGGCGCCGGCGCAGTAA
- a CDS encoding RidA family protein gives MDIKRFGVEGGAGTGGQHMPFSRAVQADGWLYVSGQVPMVAGEVIDGGIVAQTHQAIKNVLAILAEAGYGTEHVVRCGVWLDDARDFASFNKIFKEYFGANPPARACVQSSMVVDCKVEVDCIAYKKPAA, from the coding sequence ATGGATATCAAACGATTTGGCGTCGAGGGCGGCGCCGGCACCGGCGGCCAGCACATGCCGTTTTCCCGTGCCGTGCAAGCCGACGGCTGGCTCTACGTGTCCGGCCAGGTGCCGATGGTGGCCGGCGAGGTGATCGACGGCGGCATCGTTGCGCAGACCCACCAGGCCATCAAGAACGTGCTGGCCATCCTGGCCGAAGCCGGCTACGGCACCGAGCACGTCGTGCGCTGCGGCGTGTGGCTGGACGACGCGCGCGACTTCGCGTCGTTCAACAAGATCTTCAAGGAATACTTCGGCGCCAACCCGCCCGCGCGCGCCTGCGTGCAATCGAGCATGGTGGTGGACTGCAAGGTCGAAGTGGACTGCATCGCCTACAAGAAGCCGGCTGCCTGA
- a CDS encoding GntP family permease — translation MGAVTGTTLLLYALIAVIALVVLIAKFKLNPFITLVVVSVLLGFAVGMPMGDIVKSFEAGVGGTLGHIALVVGLGTMLGKMMAESGGAERIARTLIDAFGEKNVHWAMVTIAFIVGLPVFFEVGFVLLVPIAFNVAKRTGTSMVLVGIPMVAGLSVVHGLIPPHPAALLAVTAYKADIGKTILYALIVGIPTAAIAGPLFAKLMTRYVTLPDVNPLAAQFTEEDEGVKASHELPGFGITLFTILLPVILMLIGSWADLITTPKSFANDFLKLIGNSVIALLIAALVSFYTFGKRRGFTRENILKFTNECVAPTAIITLVVGAGGGFGRVLRDSGISNAIVDVATGAHVSVLLLGWLVAVLIRIATGSATVAMTTAAGIVAPIAASVPGTRPELLVLTTGAGSLILSHVNDGGFWLVKEYFNMTVAQTFKTWSVCETLISVIALLLTLALATVV, via the coding sequence ATGGGCGCCGTAACCGGAACCACCCTTTTGCTTTACGCGTTGATCGCGGTGATCGCACTGGTCGTGCTGATCGCGAAATTCAAGCTCAATCCCTTTATCACCCTGGTAGTCGTCTCGGTGCTGCTCGGCTTTGCCGTGGGCATGCCGATGGGCGACATCGTCAAATCGTTCGAGGCCGGCGTAGGCGGCACGCTCGGCCACATCGCGCTGGTGGTGGGCCTGGGTACCATGCTCGGCAAGATGATGGCGGAGTCCGGCGGCGCCGAGCGCATCGCGCGCACGCTGATCGACGCCTTCGGCGAGAAGAACGTGCACTGGGCCATGGTGACCATCGCCTTTATCGTCGGCTTGCCCGTGTTCTTCGAAGTGGGCTTCGTGCTGCTGGTGCCGATCGCCTTCAACGTGGCCAAGCGCACCGGCACTTCCATGGTGCTGGTTGGCATCCCGATGGTGGCCGGCCTTTCGGTGGTGCACGGCCTGATCCCCCCGCACCCCGCCGCGCTGCTGGCGGTGACCGCCTACAAGGCGGATATCGGCAAGACCATCCTGTACGCGCTGATCGTGGGCATTCCCACGGCGGCGATCGCTGGCCCGCTGTTCGCCAAGCTGATGACGCGCTACGTGACGCTGCCGGATGTGAATCCGCTGGCCGCGCAGTTCACCGAGGAGGACGAAGGCGTCAAGGCCTCGCACGAGCTGCCGGGCTTCGGCATCACGCTGTTTACCATCCTGCTGCCCGTGATCCTGATGCTGATCGGCAGCTGGGCTGACCTCATCACCACGCCCAAGAGCTTTGCCAACGACTTCCTCAAGCTGATCGGCAACTCGGTGATCGCGCTGCTGATCGCCGCGCTGGTGAGCTTCTACACCTTCGGCAAGCGCCGCGGCTTCACCCGGGAAAACATCCTCAAGTTCACCAACGAGTGCGTGGCGCCCACCGCCATCATCACGCTGGTGGTTGGCGCGGGCGGCGGCTTTGGCCGCGTGCTGCGCGATTCAGGCATCTCCAACGCCATCGTCGACGTGGCCACCGGCGCGCATGTGTCGGTGCTGCTGCTGGGCTGGCTGGTCGCCGTGCTGATCCGGATCGCCACCGGCTCCGCCACCGTGGCCATGACCACGGCTGCCGGCATCGTCGCGCCGATCGCCGCCAGCGTGCCCGGCACCCGGCCCGAGCTGCTGGTGCTGACCACCGGCGCCGGCTCGCTGATCCTGTCGCACGTGAACGACGGCGGCTTCTGGCTGGTCAAGGAGTACTTCAACATGACCGTGGCCCAGACCTTCAAGACCTGGTCGGTGTGCGAAACGCTCATCTCGGTGATCGCGCTGCTTCTGACCCTGGCGCTTGCCACGGTAGTCTGA